Proteins encoded in a region of the Variovorax sp. PAMC 28711 genome:
- a CDS encoding class I adenylate-forming enzyme family protein yields the protein MATLSGQRSLLLDMKIVDESGVALPAGQRGELLIRGTSVFSGYWKLPKVDAASFVDGWFRTGDVAFLDEEGCLFIVDRLKDLIIRGGENIGCGQGEAALLMHSDVQEASVFAVPDERLGEEVGATVYASATLDVDALRRFLSMHLARYEVPRYIVLSSQPLPRTPSGKILRRQIREAALAELGDIAKPSGV from the coding sequence TTGGCCACGCTGTCGGGTCAGCGCTCGCTGCTGCTCGACATGAAGATCGTCGACGAATCGGGGGTCGCCTTGCCGGCCGGGCAGCGCGGGGAACTGTTGATCCGCGGCACGTCCGTGTTCTCCGGGTACTGGAAGCTGCCGAAGGTCGACGCCGCCTCGTTCGTCGACGGCTGGTTTCGCACCGGCGACGTGGCTTTCCTCGACGAGGAAGGTTGCCTCTTCATCGTCGACCGGCTCAAGGACCTGATCATTCGCGGCGGCGAGAACATCGGTTGCGGCCAGGGGGAGGCCGCGCTGCTGATGCACTCCGATGTGCAGGAAGCGTCGGTGTTCGCCGTGCCGGACGAGCGACTCGGGGAAGAGGTGGGCGCCACGGTCTACGCCAGCGCCACGCTCGACGTGGACGCGCTGCGCCGGTTTCTTTCGATGCACCTGGCGCGCTACGAGGTGCCGCGCTACATCGTCCTGTCGTCGCAGCCATTGCCCCGCACCCCGTCGGGCAAGATCTTGAGGCGCCAGATTCGCGAAGCAGCGCTGGCCGAACTCGGCGACATCGCGAAGCCTTCAGGGGTTTGA
- a CDS encoding nitroreductase, giving the protein MQVQEAVTSRRSIRAFLSTPVSGDVIRRVVATAARAPSGGNLQPWHIDVMAGEPLDALKATMQQHLQSGAQPTWAYDVYPKTLPSPWRDRRFKVGEDMYARLGIPRDDKPARLRWFARNYELFGAPMALFCSVDRAMGPPQWADLGMYLQTVMLLLREEGLDSCAQECWAAYPDVVGKALSLPAGRMLFSGMSIGFRDPSHAVNALVADRAPLDEWAQFRGV; this is encoded by the coding sequence ATGCAAGTCCAAGAAGCCGTCACCAGCCGCCGTTCGATCCGCGCCTTCCTGTCCACGCCTGTTTCAGGCGACGTGATCCGGCGCGTGGTTGCGACGGCCGCGCGGGCCCCGTCTGGCGGCAACCTCCAGCCCTGGCACATCGACGTGATGGCCGGCGAGCCGCTCGATGCGCTCAAGGCCACGATGCAGCAGCACCTGCAGTCCGGGGCGCAGCCGACGTGGGCGTACGACGTGTACCCGAAGACCTTGCCGTCGCCCTGGCGCGACCGGCGCTTCAAGGTCGGCGAAGACATGTACGCGCGGCTCGGCATTCCGCGCGACGACAAGCCGGCGCGGCTGCGCTGGTTCGCACGCAATTACGAACTGTTCGGCGCGCCGATGGCGCTCTTTTGTTCGGTGGATCGCGCGATGGGTCCGCCGCAGTGGGCCGATCTGGGCATGTACCTGCAAACGGTCATGCTGCTGCTGCGCGAAGAAGGGCTCGACAGTTGCGCACAGGAATGCTGGGCCGCGTACCCCGACGTCGTCGGCAAGGCCCTGTCGCTGCCTGCCGGTCGGATGCTTTTCAGCGGCATGTCGATCGGGTTTCGCGACCCGTCGCATGCGGTGAACGCGTTGGTCGCGGACCGCGCGCCACTCGACGAGTGGGCGCAGTTCAGAGGCGTGTGA
- a CDS encoding response regulator: MALITFLVEDNKTIREHLIPTLEDMTDAHVIGTAETEQAAVHWLQSHDGHWDLAIIDLFLKEGSGLGVLNGCRNRQPHQRVVVLTNYATEEMRAQSFALGADAVFDKSTELDGLLDFCQRN, encoded by the coding sequence ATGGCGTTAATCACTTTTCTCGTCGAGGACAACAAGACCATCCGCGAACATTTGATACCGACCCTCGAAGACATGACCGATGCCCACGTGATCGGCACTGCAGAAACCGAGCAAGCCGCCGTTCACTGGCTCCAAAGTCATGACGGACATTGGGACCTCGCCATCATCGATCTGTTCCTGAAAGAGGGCTCGGGTTTGGGGGTGCTCAACGGCTGCAGGAACCGTCAGCCGCACCAGCGAGTAGTGGTCCTGACCAACTACGCGACGGAAGAAATGAGGGCGCAATCGTTCGCGTTGGGCGCCGATGCGGTGTTCGACAAGTCGACCGAGCTGGACGGACTTCTGGACTTTTGCCAGCGCAACTGA
- a CDS encoding DUF1508 domain-containing protein, whose amino-acid sequence MRFEVIKDSETCWRWNLVDGTEIVATSVAEYETNVALLRAIDDFKRGLKDATGPENE is encoded by the coding sequence ATGCGATTTGAAGTGATCAAGGACTCCGAGACGTGCTGGCGCTGGAATCTGGTCGATGGCACTGAAATCGTGGCAACGAGCGTGGCCGAATACGAGACCAACGTCGCGTTGCTTCGTGCGATCGACGATTTCAAACGCGGACTGAAGGACGCCACCGGCCCTGAAAACGAGTGA
- a CDS encoding RNA-guided endonuclease InsQ/TnpB family protein: MMKNGENQAVKHIKTLRLRVKDKHAALLGRMAREVNQVWNFAAETGLKALCDRNQWLGGYDLQKLTSGFSKCDGVHVGSGTVDIVCAEYATRRRKFKKRRLNWRVSNRKSPKYSLGWVPFRGAQVKYKAGQIQFGGVMFNLWDSYGLGNYELRAGSFSEDSRGRWYFNVAVEVDVIASPGTAAVGIDLGLKTAITTSTGATFVGRLYRASEAKLAVAQRANKKRQVKTIHAKIKNQRKDGLHKFSTALVKENAAIFVGDVSSAKLVKTKMAKSTHDAGWAMVKMMLEYKAIQAGVIFKEVNEAYSTQACSQCGSIEGRQA; this comes from the coding sequence ATGATGAAGAACGGTGAGAATCAAGCGGTGAAGCACATCAAGACTCTGCGGCTGCGGGTAAAGGATAAGCATGCCGCGCTGCTCGGCAGGATGGCGCGCGAAGTTAACCAGGTCTGGAACTTCGCAGCTGAGACGGGTTTGAAGGCTCTCTGTGACCGCAACCAATGGTTGGGCGGGTACGACCTCCAGAAGCTCACGTCGGGGTTCAGTAAGTGCGATGGCGTGCATGTGGGCAGCGGCACGGTGGACATCGTGTGCGCTGAGTACGCCACCCGCCGAAGGAAATTCAAGAAGCGGCGGCTCAACTGGCGAGTCTCAAACCGCAAATCGCCGAAATACTCTCTCGGTTGGGTGCCATTCAGGGGCGCACAGGTCAAATACAAGGCCGGCCAAATACAGTTCGGCGGCGTCATGTTCAACCTTTGGGACAGCTACGGCCTGGGTAACTACGAACTGCGTGCGGGCTCTTTCTCTGAGGACTCGCGAGGCCGCTGGTACTTCAATGTTGCCGTCGAAGTGGATGTGATTGCATCGCCCGGAACGGCTGCTGTTGGCATCGATCTTGGATTGAAAACGGCCATCACTACATCGACGGGCGCAACGTTCGTCGGCCGTCTGTACCGCGCCTCGGAAGCAAAGCTGGCGGTTGCGCAGCGTGCCAACAAGAAGCGCCAAGTCAAAACGATCCACGCCAAGATCAAGAACCAGCGCAAGGACGGGCTGCACAAGTTCAGTACTGCGCTGGTGAAAGAAAACGCCGCCATTTTCGTGGGCGACGTGAGCAGCGCAAAGCTGGTCAAAACCAAGATGGCGAAGTCCACGCACGACGCGGGATGGGCCATGGTCAAGATGATGCTGGAGTACAAAGCCATTCAGGCGGGCGTCATCTTCAAGGAAGTGAACGAAGCGTATTCAACCCAAGCGTGTTCTCAGTGCGGAAGCATTGAGGGCCGGCAGGCTTAA
- a CDS encoding AMP-binding protein, whose protein sequence is MNRIPATAWTRHHACTPQITRTRAIETLTGPGTPLELHDIAVGGRTVRMFRHAPRSLRAMCEAAVSPLPFLVYEEERFTFAEAWQSASRIAHVLVHGCGVRPGDRIAIARRNYPEWMLAFSAITSIGAVAVAINSHWQSDELAYGPKDCGATVLLADQERLDRVAEAAPIPGLQLLAVRATRLPSGARSLEALMEALGDVPMPPATIALDDIAMILYTSGSSGHPKGVPSSHRNVLAALLPWELDRNIVALTSGVAPTDPTEQPGTLLAVPLFHVTGLNASYLSSYRMQSRVVSMYRWDPELAAALIDRERLTSVGGPAAITGDLVRIAQTGATTWPRCRVSARCCST, encoded by the coding sequence ATGAACCGCATTCCCGCGACGGCTTGGACACGGCACCATGCGTGCACGCCTCAGATCACAAGAACGCGGGCCATCGAGACGCTCACCGGCCCCGGCACACCGCTGGAACTTCACGACATCGCGGTGGGCGGCCGAACGGTCCGCATGTTCCGGCATGCGCCGCGGTCGCTGCGGGCGATGTGCGAGGCCGCGGTCAGCCCGCTTCCTTTCTTGGTCTACGAAGAAGAGCGCTTCACCTTCGCCGAGGCGTGGCAGTCCGCGTCGCGCATCGCGCATGTGCTGGTTCATGGGTGCGGCGTTCGGCCGGGCGACCGAATCGCGATCGCGAGGCGCAACTACCCGGAATGGATGCTGGCGTTCAGCGCCATCACATCGATCGGCGCGGTCGCGGTGGCCATCAACAGCCATTGGCAAAGCGACGAGCTGGCCTACGGTCCGAAGGACTGCGGTGCCACGGTGTTGCTGGCCGACCAGGAGCGCCTTGATCGCGTGGCGGAGGCGGCGCCGATACCGGGCCTGCAGCTGCTGGCGGTGCGAGCGACCCGGCTGCCATCGGGCGCGCGATCGCTCGAAGCGCTCATGGAAGCGCTCGGCGACGTGCCGATGCCGCCTGCCACCATCGCGCTGGACGACATCGCGATGATTCTCTACACCTCCGGCTCCAGCGGCCATCCCAAGGGTGTGCCTTCGAGTCATCGCAACGTGCTGGCGGCGCTGCTGCCATGGGAGCTCGATCGCAACATCGTTGCATTGACCAGTGGCGTGGCGCCGACAGACCCGACCGAGCAACCTGGCACGCTGCTGGCGGTGCCTTTGTTCCACGTGACCGGCCTCAATGCGTCCTATCTGTCGAGCTATCGGATGCAGAGTCGCGTGGTCAGCATGTACCGGTGGGACCCGGAGCTCGCGGCAGCGCTGATCGACCGCGAGCGGCTCACCTCTGTGGGCGGGCCGGCGGCCATCACCGGCGACCTGGTGCGAATCGCACAAACGGGCGCTACGACTTGGCCACGCTGTCGGGTCAGCGCTCGCTGCTGCTCGACATGA
- a CDS encoding DUF1508 domain-containing protein, translating to MRFVVLKTVDGLWHWELRETDGVVVAKSSVQYPDRAAVVSALLKVQSTAPKSLVFDLLGNLV from the coding sequence ATGCGATTCGTAGTATTAAAAACCGTTGACGGCTTGTGGCACTGGGAGCTACGGGAAACCGATGGTGTCGTCGTCGCAAAATCCAGTGTTCAGTATCCCGACCGGGCCGCGGTTGTCTCTGCGTTACTCAAAGTGCAGAGCACCGCACCGAAATCGCTGGTGTTCGACCTGCTCGGAAACCTCGTCTGA
- a CDS encoding tyrosine-type recombinase/integrase translates to MRRTLPPRVYLKDGSYWHVASLGTKRIWTKLCREREGLPAMYTALAALTADKALDDMMPKLCADWMLEVAVSHSAKTQTDDRFRNREISEAFAEFRANQVKPPDVVDFLKRFKTTPRTFNAYRAAVRELMRYAEEKGFREPGSNPTASIKTMKTPARSRYITDSELRRIKVAAMYGKDGKLTRSGPVICALIDLAYLTGQRIGDLLTLEWSAIGTEGIDFTPKKVQHSTKARVLIEWSPKLRAVIDRLKAMKKRNIKFVITTQEGQPYKYHGAGIAWTRALERAGIDCHFHDLRAKALTDKDRAEGMGSARTMGGHATEAQTSAYVRHKTAKKTGATR, encoded by the coding sequence ATGAGACGCACCCTGCCCCCTCGGGTCTACCTCAAGGACGGCTCCTACTGGCATGTCGCCTCGCTTGGCACAAAGCGGATCTGGACGAAGCTGTGCCGGGAGCGGGAGGGGCTGCCGGCCATGTACACGGCGCTGGCGGCACTGACCGCAGACAAGGCGCTGGACGACATGATGCCGAAGCTGTGCGCCGACTGGATGCTCGAGGTGGCGGTGAGCCACAGCGCCAAGACGCAGACCGACGACAGGTTCCGCAACCGCGAAATCTCCGAGGCGTTCGCCGAGTTCCGCGCGAACCAGGTGAAGCCGCCCGATGTGGTCGATTTCCTCAAACGGTTCAAAACGACGCCACGGACGTTCAACGCCTACCGGGCAGCCGTGCGCGAGCTGATGCGGTACGCCGAGGAAAAGGGGTTCCGGGAGCCCGGATCGAATCCGACCGCCAGCATCAAGACGATGAAGACGCCCGCGCGCAGCCGGTACATCACGGACAGCGAGCTGCGGCGGATCAAGGTCGCGGCCATGTACGGCAAGGACGGGAAGCTGACCCGCTCCGGCCCGGTGATCTGCGCCTTGATCGATCTCGCCTACCTGACTGGCCAGCGTATCGGCGACCTGCTGACGCTCGAATGGTCAGCCATCGGCACAGAGGGAATCGACTTCACGCCGAAGAAGGTTCAGCACAGCACAAAAGCGCGCGTGCTCATCGAGTGGTCTCCGAAGCTGCGGGCCGTGATCGACAGGCTGAAGGCCATGAAGAAGCGGAACATCAAGTTCGTCATCACGACGCAGGAAGGCCAGCCGTACAAGTACCACGGAGCGGGCATTGCCTGGACCCGTGCGCTGGAGCGGGCGGGCATTGACTGCCACTTCCACGATTTGCGGGCCAAGGCGCTCACGGATAAGGACCGGGCTGAAGGAATGGGGTCAGCCCGAACGATGGGCGGGCACGCCACCGAGGCGCAGACCTCCGCGTATGTGCGGCACAAGACGGCGAAAAAGACGGGCGCCACCCGGTGA
- a CDS encoding crotonase/enoyl-CoA hydratase family protein, whose amino-acid sequence MSERIEWTRHPDGVVQLTLARADKMNALDPAMFDALIAAGESLRDDTGVRAVVISGRGKAFCAGLDMQSFERMTQKSSGADVLGEGAAGADLVKRTHGLSNAAQQVAMVWREVPAPVIAAVHGVAFGGGLQVALGADIRIVAPDTKMSVMEIKWGLVPDMAGMVLMRELARTDVVRELTYTGRIFSGEEALRIGFATKLSAEPLADALQMAHEIAGKSPHAIRAGKRLLNGSLSDSAADVLMAESVEQKALIGSANQAEAVRANMEKRPAKFEPAG is encoded by the coding sequence ATGAGCGAACGAATCGAATGGACGCGCCACCCCGACGGCGTGGTGCAACTGACCCTGGCCCGCGCCGACAAGATGAACGCGCTCGACCCGGCGATGTTCGACGCGCTGATTGCCGCTGGCGAATCGCTGCGCGACGACACGGGCGTGCGCGCCGTCGTCATCTCCGGTCGCGGCAAGGCGTTTTGCGCGGGGCTCGACATGCAGTCGTTCGAGCGCATGACGCAAAAGAGCAGCGGCGCCGATGTGCTGGGCGAAGGCGCTGCGGGTGCCGATCTGGTCAAGCGCACGCACGGCCTCTCGAACGCGGCGCAGCAGGTGGCGATGGTCTGGCGCGAAGTGCCGGCGCCGGTGATCGCCGCGGTGCACGGCGTGGCCTTCGGTGGCGGACTGCAGGTCGCACTGGGCGCGGACATCCGCATCGTCGCGCCCGACACGAAAATGTCGGTGATGGAAATCAAGTGGGGCCTGGTGCCCGACATGGCGGGCATGGTGCTGATGCGCGAGCTCGCCCGGACCGATGTGGTCCGCGAGCTGACCTACACGGGGCGCATCTTCTCGGGCGAGGAGGCCTTGCGCATCGGCTTTGCGACGAAGCTCTCGGCCGAACCGCTGGCGGACGCATTGCAGATGGCGCACGAGATCGCAGGCAAGAGCCCGCATGCGATCCGCGCCGGCAAGCGCCTGCTGAACGGGTCGTTGAGCGACAGTGCCGCTGATGTGCTCATGGCCGAGTCGGTCGAGCAGAAGGCGTTGATCGGCAGCGCCAACCAGGCGGAGGCGGTGCGCGCGAACATGGAAAAGCGCCCGGCGAAGTTCGAGCCTGCGGGCTAG